Sequence from the Streptosporangium brasiliense genome:
GCGATCGGCGGGCGGTGGTCGGCGGGCGGTGATCGGCGGGCGGTGATCGGCGAGGGCGACACGGAATCACCGCGGCTGCCACTGAACGAAATCCTCCGGTTGCATTCAGTAACATCGCCATGTATTTGATCTTGAACGTGTCCCCACACAGATCGGGAGTTCCATGGCGATATCGCAACGGCCCAGGTCCGCGCTCACCACGCTTACCTGTGCCCTGACCACGCTGCTGGCCGCATGGGTGACCCCGGCGGTAGCCGACACCGATGCGCACACCGGCGCTACAACGCGGCAGGCCACCACACAGGCCGCCGCACCCTGCATCCGGCACGGGCAGCACAACTACCCCGTCGACTACTACTGGAAGAACGTGCTCGGCATGAGGCTGGGCAACGGGTCGGTGGCGGTCACCACCTCCCCCTCCCTGTGGGGCGGGCAGATCGCACCGGGCAGCACCTTCACCCTCACCCTGACGCACCGCACGGCCCGCTGGCCGCTGCTGGTGCGCACCTACACCACCACCTGGGACCTGTCGTCCCTGCGAGCCAGCGCCGACATCGTCGGCCAGTCCGGGACCGGCGTCATCAACGGCAACACCCTGTCGATCACCTCGCCGGGCACCAAGACCGACCCGGCCGCGAAGGTCATCACCTTCCGGGTCAGGCCGGGCACCGTCGGGCGCAGCATGACCATCCGGCCGACCGGGATCAGCAGCGTCATCGCCTTCCCGGGCCAGCTCGGGAACAACGCCCCCGCCCCGCCGATCCACATCGTCAGCGGCCAGTCCATCTCGCCCACCAACGCCGTCGACGACACCGCCACCACCACGGAGGGCACCGCCGTCACCGTGCCCGTGCTGGCCAACGACACCGCGACCGCGCCGACGATCACCAGCGTCACCCAGCCCCGCCACGGCGCCGCGACGATCTCCGGCAACACCGTCGTCTACACGCCCGACCCGGGCCTGGGCGGCACCGACACCTTCGCCTACACCATCACCACCGCCTGCGGAAGTTCCACCGCCACGGTCACCGTCACCGTCACCTGCACCCGCGAGCCCATCAACCTGGTCAACGGCAGCTTCGAGACACCCGCCGTGCGCCGGATCGACTGGAACATCCCCGACGCCTCCACCAACCCCGCCGTCGGCTGGCACACCACCGCCACCGACAACAAGCTGGAGTTCTGGCCCAGCGGCGCGGGCGGGGTCCCGGCAGCCGACGGCCGGCAGTTCGCCGAACTCAACGCCAACCAGGTCTCCACGCTCTACCAGGACGTCCCCACCGTTCCCGGCACCCAGATGACCTGGTCGCTGTATCACCGAGGCCGTCTGGGGACCGACGTGATGCGGGTTCTCATCGGCGCCCCGGGCGCACCCGTGCCCCAGACTCCGACCGGAGCCTCCTCCCCGGACATCTCCGACGGCAACACCGCCTGGGGCCACTACAGCGGCACCTACGTCGTGCCCGCCGGGCAGACCGTCACCCGGTTCGCCTTCAAGTCGGTATCGGCCGCCGGAGGCCGCCCGACGTTCGGCAACTTCCTGGACGGCGTGGTCTTCCAGACACCGCCCTGCCGGCCCATGACCGAAAGCGCCGCGAAGGCCGGCTGATCCCACAACGCGCGCCGAGCCGGGTGACCATCCCGTCCTGAACGCCCCCGGGGCCGGCCCGCACACCTGCGGCGGGCCGTCCCCGGGGCACCCTCCGAGCTTTTCGGAATCGAGATCCACCGTCTTGCGGCCGTGATCCCTGACCAAGGAGACCCCTGGTGAAACCGCACGCCCTCGCCCCGCTACTGCTCACTCTGCCGCTGCTGCTGGCCTCGGCACCCACACCGGCCGCCGCCCAGCACACCGCATCCGCCCCGCCCACCCGCCGGCAGGCGGTCCAGGCCGCCCTGGAGGCGATCGTCACCGCCGGAGCCCCCGGCGCCCTGGCCGAGACCCGCGACGAGAACGGCCGCTGGAGCGGCACCGCCGGCACCGGCGACACCCGCACCCACGCCCCCGTCCCGCCCAACGCGCGCTGGCGCATCGGCAGCGTCACCAAAACCTACATCGCCGCACTGATCCTCCAACTCGCCGGCGAGAACAAGCTCGCCCTGGACGACCCCATCGACCGGCACCTGCCCGGCCTGCTGCCCCACGGCGATCAGATCACCGTCCGGATGCTGCTCAACCACACCAGCGGCATCGCCGACTATGCCGCCACCTTCGGCAACACCCCGGCCGGACTGCGCCGCCTGGCCATCACCACCTACACCCCCCGGCGACTGATCGCCATCGGCACCGGCCTGCCGCCCACCTCCGCCCCCGGCGGCGCCTGGGCCTACTCCAACACCGGCTACACCGCACTCGGCCTGCTGATCGAGAAGATCACCGGCCAGAACCTGACCCGCGCCCTGCACACTCGCCTGCTCAGCCCGCACATCCTGCCCGCCACCCACCTGCCCACCACCACCCGCGCCATCGCCGGAGCCCACCCCCGCGGCTACATGCGCGATGAGAACAACCACCTCGAGGACATCACCAGCTTCAACCCCTCCAACGCCTGGGCCGCCGGCGCCGTCATCTCCACCGCCGCCGACGTCAACCGCTTCTTCACCCTGCTGCTGCACGGCCGGCTGTTCCCGGCCCGCCTGCTCACCCAGATGAAACAGACCGTCCCGGTCACCCCCGGCTTCACCTACGGCCTGGGCCTGATGAAACTCACCCTCACCTGCGGCACGACCGTCTGGGGGCACAAGGGCCACATCCCCGGATATGCCACCTACAGCTTCCACACCGACCGCCGCAGCATCACCGTCGCCGCCACCGCCCTGCCCGCCCCCGACGACGCCGCCGTCGACCAGGCCATGAACCAGGCCCTGAACGCCGAGTTCTGCACCTGAGAACAGACCACCATGCCGGCGCCGGCCCTCCGCCGGAGGTGATTCTGCAGCGATGCCAGTAGTACTACTATTGATTTCCGTGGCGGACAGTAGCACTTCTGCGGAGTTGGTCGAGAGCCTCCGGCCCCTGCTGGCCCGTATGGCGCCCGGCGACCGGTTGCCGAGCAGCCGAGAGCTGATCGAGCGCTTCCGGGTCGGGCCCGGCACGGTGTCCCGTGCGATCGCCGTGCTGATCGCCGAGGGCACCGTGGTCACCCGCCCGGGAATCGGCACGTTCGTCGCCCCTCGCCCGGCCCGTCCGGCCGCGACGCCGGGTGACACGTCGTGGCAGGAGATCACGCTGGCCGGCCGGGAGTACGACCCGGGCAACGCCGTCGAGGCGGCCCACCCTCCGCTGGAGGGAGGGATCGCGATGTCCGGCGGCTACCTTCACGAGACGCTGCAGCCGACGCGGGCGCTGGCGGCCGCCCTCGCCCGCGCGGCGCGCCGCCCGGACGCCTGGCACCGCGCGCCGACAGCGGGCCTGGAACCACTGCGCGCCATCTTCGCCCGAGCGGTGGGCGGCGCCGTGACCGCGCAGGACGTGCTGATCACCGGTGGCGGCCAGGGCGCGCTGTCCATGCTGTTCCGCGCCGTCGCGGCACCGGGGAGCCCGGTGCTGATGGAGTCGCCCACCTACCCGGGGGCCCTGGCCGCCGCCCGGGCCGCGGGGCTGCGCCCGATCCCCGTCCCCATGGACGACGACGGCGTCCGTCCCGACCTGCTGGCGAGCGCCTTCGACATGACCGGAGCCTCCCTTCTGTACTGCCAGCCCACCTTCCACAACCCCACGGGGACGGTGCTGGCCCCCGACAGGCGCCGCCGGATCGTCGAGGTCGCGCGGGCCGCGGGCGCCTTCCTCATCGAGGACGACTTCGCCAGGCACCTCGGCCACGGACGCCCCCCGCTCGCCCCGCTGGTCGCCGACGACCCCGACGGGACCGTCGTCCACCTGACCTCCCTGACCAAGCCCGCCTCTCCCAGCCTGCGCATCGGCGCCGTCATCGCCCGCGGCCCGGTGACGCGGCGGCTGCTCGGCATGCGCTACGTCGACGACTTCTTCGTCGCCCGGCCGCTGCAGGAGGCGGCGATCGAGTTGCTCAGCACGCCTGCGTGGGATCGCCACCTCCAGGCTCTGGCCGGCGCGCTGCGCGAACGGTGCGCCGCCCTCGCCGGCGCCCTGGCCCGCCAGGTCCCCGATTGGACGCTCACCCGAGTGCCGGAGGGCGGGCTCCACCTGTGGGTCCGGCTGCCGTCCGGCCGGCAGGCCGTCGCTGTGGCCGACGCCGCCCAGGCCCGCGGCGTCTTCGTCAACCCCGGCAACCGCTACTTCCCCGCCGAGCCCCCCGACGCCTACCTCCGGCTGAGCTTCGCGGCGGCCGCGAACATCGCCGAGCTGGTCGAGGGCGCGAGCCGGCTCGGCTGAGACGGCTTCCCCGACACGTTGTCGACCGGCGGCCCGGCAGGGCCCGGTTCAGGGCCCCGCTCGAGAGCGTCGTCACGACAGCCGCACCGAGACATTGCCCCGGTAGGACCCCTGGAGCAGGGACAGGAACGCCTGCGGCACGTCCTCGATCCCGCCCTTGACGACCGTCTGCGGGTAGACGAAGCGGCCCTCGCCCAGCCAGGTGCTGAAGTGTTCCCGCCAGGCGGCGATCTGGTCGGGGGTGTGGTAGCAGGAGAACGGCAGCAGCTCGACGCCCAGGGCCTGGGCCGCGGCGTGATCGGGCTTGGGGAAGCGCTCCGCCGCACCGCCGAGCTGGCTGGACAGCGAGCCGCACAGCGCGAAGCGGGCGCCGGGCCTGGCCGTCTGCAGCGCGGCCTGATACTGCTCGCCGCCCACGACGTCGAAGAACACCGAAATGCCCTCGGGCGCGAGCTCTCGGAGCCGGTCGGCCACCGAGCCGTCGCGGTAGTCGAAGGCGGCGTCGTAGCCGAGCTCGTTCACCAGATAGTCGACCTTGGCCGGGCTGCCGGCGCTGCCGATCACCCGCGCCGCGCCCAGGCACTTGGCGATCTGCCCGGCCAGCGAGCCGACCCCGCCCGCCGCGCCGGAGACGAACACCACGTCGCCCTCGCCGACGCCCGCCACGTCGGCCATCCCGTAGTAGGCCGTGGGCCCCTGACCGAGGTAGTAGCCGGGGTCCACGACGGGATCAAGCTTGGTGTACTGGATGGCCGGGCCCGCCGAGTACTCGCTCCAGCCGGTCATCGACTGGACCAGGTCACCGACCGCGAGCTCGGGGCTGTCGGACCGGACGACGGTGCCGATGGCGGCCACGCCCACCCGCCGGCCCGGCTGCCAGGCCGGTACCGGGATGGTGCAGTCGGCGCGCATCAGCTCCAGGTAGGTCGCGGCGAGCCCGATCCGGTCAGTCCGCACCACAACCTCGCCCTCCACCTCGGTCGTGGTGACAGTGAAGTGGTCGAGCGTGGGGGTGCCGACGACCTGTGCGGTCAGCTGGATCTCGCGGGTGATCATCTCTTGGTCCTTATGTCGGTGCGGCCTTCGAAATCGACTCTAGAGAGGCTTCCGGTCACTTTTTGACCGGAAGTCGGGCGAGGATGGTGGTATGGCGAACACCAGCTCACGGACTCTCACGCTGCTCTCGCTGCTGCAGACCCACCGCCACTGGCCCGGCATGGAACTGGCCGAGCGGCTCGGGGTGTCCGAGCGGACCCTGCGCCGCGACGTTGACCGGCTGCGCGAGCTCGGCTACCCGGTCAGCGCGGCCCGCGGCACCGACGGCGGCTACCAGCTCGCGCCCGGTGCGGTCCTGCCGCCGCTGCTGCTGGATGACGAGGAGGCGGTGGCCCTCGCGGTGGGCATCGGTGACGTGGCGCAGAGCGGGATCGCCGGGATGCAGGAGGCGTCGCTGCGCGCACTCACCAAGGTGGTTCAGGTCCTGCCGCCCAGGCTGCGGGCCAGGGTGGACGCCCTGCGGGAGATGACCCTCTCCGTCGCCGCATCCGGGCCGGTCGTCGCCGCGGGAGTGCTCACCGCGGTCGCCCAGGCCTGCCGGGACCAGGAGCGGCTGCGCTTCGGCTACACCGCCAGACGCTCCGCCCCCACCGAGCGCGAGGTCGAGCCGCACCGCGTCGTCGCCCTCGGCGGACGATGGTACCTGGTCGCCTACGACCTGGCCCGGCACGACTGGCGCAGCTTCCGCCTCGACAGGCTGACCGAGCCGGCCGCGACCGGCACGCGCTTCCGACCGCGTCCGCTCCCGGCCGAGGACGCCGCGGCCTTCGTCCAGGAAGCCGGCGGGGCGCCGGCGCCGTACACGGTCCAGGCGCTCGTCCACGCCCCCGCGGCCCGGGTACGGCAGGCGGTCGGTCA
This genomic interval carries:
- a CDS encoding helix-turn-helix transcriptional regulator; its protein translation is MANTSSRTLTLLSLLQTHRHWPGMELAERLGVSERTLRRDVDRLRELGYPVSAARGTDGGYQLAPGAVLPPLLLDDEEAVALAVGIGDVAQSGIAGMQEASLRALTKVVQVLPPRLRARVDALREMTLSVAASGPVVAAGVLTAVAQACRDQERLRFGYTARRSAPTEREVEPHRVVALGGRWYLVAYDLARHDWRSFRLDRLTEPAATGTRFRPRPLPAEDAAAFVQEAGGAPAPYTVQALVHAPAARVRQAVGQWGTIEPLDHGTCRITMTSTSLDWPTQALGNVGAEFEVLGPPEFAAHVQEWGARFIRATSAPDRPSPP
- a CDS encoding serine hydrolase domain-containing protein; this translates as MKPHALAPLLLTLPLLLASAPTPAAAQHTASAPPTRRQAVQAALEAIVTAGAPGALAETRDENGRWSGTAGTGDTRTHAPVPPNARWRIGSVTKTYIAALILQLAGENKLALDDPIDRHLPGLLPHGDQITVRMLLNHTSGIADYAATFGNTPAGLRRLAITTYTPRRLIAIGTGLPPTSAPGGAWAYSNTGYTALGLLIEKITGQNLTRALHTRLLSPHILPATHLPTTTRAIAGAHPRGYMRDENNHLEDITSFNPSNAWAAGAVISTAADVNRFFTLLLHGRLFPARLLTQMKQTVPVTPGFTYGLGLMKLTLTCGTTVWGHKGHIPGYATYSFHTDRRSITVAATALPAPDDAAVDQAMNQALNAEFCT
- a CDS encoding Ig-like domain-containing protein, translating into MAISQRPRSALTTLTCALTTLLAAWVTPAVADTDAHTGATTRQATTQAAAPCIRHGQHNYPVDYYWKNVLGMRLGNGSVAVTTSPSLWGGQIAPGSTFTLTLTHRTARWPLLVRTYTTTWDLSSLRASADIVGQSGTGVINGNTLSITSPGTKTDPAAKVITFRVRPGTVGRSMTIRPTGISSVIAFPGQLGNNAPAPPIHIVSGQSISPTNAVDDTATTTEGTAVTVPVLANDTATAPTITSVTQPRHGAATISGNTVVYTPDPGLGGTDTFAYTITTACGSSTATVTVTVTCTREPINLVNGSFETPAVRRIDWNIPDASTNPAVGWHTTATDNKLEFWPSGAGGVPAADGRQFAELNANQVSTLYQDVPTVPGTQMTWSLYHRGRLGTDVMRVLIGAPGAPVPQTPTGASSPDISDGNTAWGHYSGTYVVPAGQTVTRFAFKSVSAAGGRPTFGNFLDGVVFQTPPCRPMTESAAKAG
- a CDS encoding MDR family NADP-dependent oxidoreductase, with amino-acid sequence MITREIQLTAQVVGTPTLDHFTVTTTEVEGEVVVRTDRIGLAATYLELMRADCTIPVPAWQPGRRVGVAAIGTVVRSDSPELAVGDLVQSMTGWSEYSAGPAIQYTKLDPVVDPGYYLGQGPTAYYGMADVAGVGEGDVVFVSGAAGGVGSLAGQIAKCLGAARVIGSAGSPAKVDYLVNELGYDAAFDYRDGSVADRLRELAPEGISVFFDVVGGEQYQAALQTARPGARFALCGSLSSQLGGAAERFPKPDHAAAQALGVELLPFSCYHTPDQIAAWREHFSTWLGEGRFVYPQTVVKGGIEDVPQAFLSLLQGSYRGNVSVRLS
- a CDS encoding aminotransferase-like domain-containing protein; protein product: MADSSTSAELVESLRPLLARMAPGDRLPSSRELIERFRVGPGTVSRAIAVLIAEGTVVTRPGIGTFVAPRPARPAATPGDTSWQEITLAGREYDPGNAVEAAHPPLEGGIAMSGGYLHETLQPTRALAAALARAARRPDAWHRAPTAGLEPLRAIFARAVGGAVTAQDVLITGGGQGALSMLFRAVAAPGSPVLMESPTYPGALAAARAAGLRPIPVPMDDDGVRPDLLASAFDMTGASLLYCQPTFHNPTGTVLAPDRRRRIVEVARAAGAFLIEDDFARHLGHGRPPLAPLVADDPDGTVVHLTSLTKPASPSLRIGAVIARGPVTRRLLGMRYVDDFFVARPLQEAAIELLSTPAWDRHLQALAGALRERCAALAGALARQVPDWTLTRVPEGGLHLWVRLPSGRQAVAVADAAQARGVFVNPGNRYFPAEPPDAYLRLSFAAAANIAELVEGASRLG